Proteins found in one Colletes latitarsis isolate SP2378_abdomen chromosome 8, iyColLati1, whole genome shotgun sequence genomic segment:
- the LOC143345027 gene encoding abscission/NoCut checkpoint regulator — MSCNVCQTKFSFFTREVACPGCGFSYCAKCLKYKYDIPDRGVKKICGRCYKKYNCTKKVNSHNTTAMSDEHEEAFAPVDITKKLDSLENPAKPPIVMYKHTNHWDKFKKGLEPADQEIVDRLRKLKEEDKTTALSVDEIKRRLALLKDEDPDASNHKINIHQVDTRTDQQKTEDLIQEYLQQLELTSGSDPVNDIQSRLRSLQGTSDVSRKHLNEDIDDDEKHVTKTLIAKALAEAELEKKYEEDVDELQEMEVDARKHTDSEDEKPTCVMCNQTEDLEQCLGCHGDLYCPICFEDNHDDFELQKHKRVPVLKPSLY, encoded by the exons ATGTCGTGTAACGTTtgtcaaacaaaattctcaTTCTTTACTAGAGAG GTAGCTTGTCCAGGCTGTGGTTTTTCGTATTGTGCTAAGTGCCTCAAATATAAATATGATATTCCAGATAGAGGAGTGAAAAAGATTTGCGGACGTTGTTACAAGAAGTATAACTGTACAAAAAAAGTGAACTCTCATAACACTACTGCTATGTCGGATGAGCACGAAGAAGCTTTTGCTCCAGTGGACATTACTAAaaa ATTGGATTCTTTAGAAAATCCAGCAAAGCCACCAATAGTAATGTACAAACACACCAATCACTGGGACAAATTCAAAAAGGGTTTAGAACCTGCTGATCAAGAAATAGTTGATAGATTACGAAAGTTAAAAGAAGAAGACAAAACTACAGCTTTAAGCGTTGATGAAATAAAGAGAAGATTAGCATTGTTGAAGGATGAAGACCCGGATGCTAGTAAtcataaaataaat ATACATCAAGTGGATACTAGGACAGACCAACAAAAAACAGAAGATTTGATACAGGAGTACCTTCAACAGCTAGAATTAACTTCAGGAAGCGATCCTGTTAATGATATTCAGTCAAGATTAAGATCATTACAGGGTACAAGTGATGTATCCAGAAAG CATTTGAACGAAGATATCGACGATGATGAAAAACATGTAACAAAAACATTAATTGCAAAAGCTTTGGCTGAAGCAGAATTGGAGAAAAAATATGAAGAAGATGTGGACGAATTACAGGAAATGGAAGTCGAT GCAAGAAAGCATACTGATAGCGAGGATGAGAAGCCTACTTGCGTAATGTGCAATCAAACTGAAGATTTAGAACAATGTTTGGGCTGTCATGGTGACCTCTATTGTCCCATATGCTTCGAGGATAACCACGATGATTTTGAATTGCAAAAACATAAAAGAGTGCCAGTATTAAAGCCAAGTCtgtattaa
- the Stv gene encoding BAG domain-containing protein starvin isoform X1, which translates to MSFYFRDKSKFGDRLRGKSGDELLQEIKQQFDEDSKSFFEPTNRSGRDPFERHAGFSRGFPFDDDGFGRRSDIRSHLDDLAARRPEFADLFNDIPFHGSFRNRNRGPGNGGNNNNSSYQGYSDEDARSQASGSSAASGASGVSSHGEPEANQNQQDNRSRNFEQSSRRSQIPQYGLRNTVDIGQHHHNMENPDKGNRGKRSMSAPPENKQSSNQQQSQQQQQEPQQSPGQRYISRIDITPQHNQPQQSQKPQQQQQPQPPSQQQSKPQQQQSNIRHIPIFVEGRDEPLLPRSFDEPHFRREPSPTQFNAPPYFQRQSPFGQSPFGMSHQWSPDFQDPFYSQQTAYEQPTRRQQQQAHFQQPKQQQYAERQPQQQHYEQPRQQQRQPQQPQQQQQPQQPQQQQEPPKPKPCVPKDPLERVALVQKEVDSLAEQVKLYTGNSRKDKQYIYLDEMLTRELIKLDDIETEGRDNVRQARKNAIRTIQETIGLLESKAPLPSQQTTPEEPEKQVSDDVQESKQNESMDVDQKSEEQSQTNDPIPLPAGPSSPSKMSEDNDTSDEKIKSPDNDQANEQQKISEPMDIVAPVEKSEATPMDVQQNPEQVNTLEKTEVSEENKGSVPEEKTENVAEEKKPEDDSDRKKDTVPEETKPEAVSDETNKAENVSKEKVDKKQKEKTEKMEVDEVKQSPKATKKGKKSKKQVPVSDKPIPLPAPEGAEANAK; encoded by the coding sequence GGATTCCCGTTCGACGACGACGGTTTTGGTCGACGCAGCGATATTAGGTCCCATTTGGACGATTTAGCGGCTCGTCGTCCGGAATTCGCTGATCTCTTTAACGACATACCATTCCACGGTTCGTTCCGTAACCGGAATCGTGGCCCCGGGAACGGCGGAAACAATAACAACAGCAGCTATCAGGGTTATTCGGACGAGGACGCGAGAAGTCAGGCGAGTGGAAGCAGCGCCGCCAGCGGTGCGAGCGGTGTCAGCTCTCACGGCGAACCGGAGGCCAACCAAAACCAGCAAGACAATCGATCTCGAAATTTCGAGCAGTCGAGCAGGAGGAGCCAGATCCCGCAGTACGGACTGCGTAATACGGTGGACATAGGTCAACACCACCATAACATGGAGAATCCCGATAAAGGAAATCGTGGAAAGCGTTCGATGTCTGCTCcgccagaaaacaaacaatcgtCGAATCAGCAACAgtcgcagcagcaacagcaggaGCCTCAACAGTCACCGGGACAGAGGTATATCTCCAGGATAGACATAACGCCCCAACACAATCAACCTCAGCAGTCACAGAAgccacagcagcagcagcaaccgcAGCCGCCATCGCAGCAACAGTCGAAACCTCAACAGCAGCAGAgcaacatcagacacataccgatTTTCGTCGAGGGCAGGGATGAACCTTTATTACCCAGAAGCTTCGACGAGCCACATTTCAGACGTGAACCCTCCCCCACGCAATTCAATGCACCGCCTTATTTCCAGAGACAGTCCCCTTTCGGACAGTCGCCGTTCGGAATGTCCCACCAATGGTCACCCGACTTCCAAGATCCATTCTATTCTCAACAGACAGCTTACGAGCAACCCACGCGTCGACAGCAGCAACAAGCTCACTTCCAACAGCCTAAACAGCAGCAGTACGCCGAGAGACAACCGCAACAGCAACATTACGAGCAACCGAGACAACAGCAAAGACAACCTCAGCAACctcaacagcaacaacagccaCAACAACCACAGCAACAGCAAGAGCCACCAAAGCCTAAACCCTGCGTTCCAAAGGATCCTTTGGAAAGGGTAGCTCTTGTTCAAAAAGAAGTGGACTCTCTCGCTGAGCAAGTGAAACTGTACACCGGAAATTCGAGAAAGGACAAACAGTACATCTACCTCGACGAAATGCTCACCAGGGAGCTGATCAAACTGGACGACATAGAGACCGAGGGCAGAGATAACGTCCGACAGGCGCGTAAAAACGCGATAAGGACCATACAGGAAACCATCGGTCTATTGGAGTCGAAGGCGCCTCTTCCTTCTCAGCAAACGACGCCCGAGGAACCGGAGAAACAAGTATCCGACGACGTCCAGGAGTCCAAACAAAATGAGTCCATGGATGTGGATCAGAAATCGGAGGAACAGTCGCAGACCAACGATCCGATACCTTTGCCAGCTGGTCCATCGTCTCCGTCGAAAATGTCCGAAGACAACGATACCTCGGATGAAAAGATAAAAAGTCCCGACAATGATCAAGCCAATGAGCAACAGAAGATCTCCGAGCCTATGGACATCGTCGCTCCTGTAGAGAAGTCCGAGGCTACGCCAATGGATGTGCAACAGAACCCCGAACAGGTGAATACACTTGAGAAGACGGAAGTTTCTGAAGAAAATAAGGGGAGCGTTCCTGAAGAGAAAACGGAAAACGTCGCCGAAGAGAAGAAGCCAGAAGATGATTCTGACAGGAAGAAAGATACAGTTCCTGAAGAGACGAAGCCAGAGGCTGTGTCCGACGAAACCAACAAAGCGGAAAACGTTTCTAAAGAAAAAGTCGACAAAAAGCAAAAAGAGAAAACGGAGAAGATGGAGGTGGATGAGGTGAAGCAGTCACCGAAAGCGACAAAGAAAGGCAAAAAATCGAAGAAACAGGTACCAGTCTCTGACAAGCCTATACCGCTACCAGCACCGGAAGGAGCCGAAGCAAACGCGAAATAA
- the Stv gene encoding BAG domain-containing protein starvin isoform X2: protein MDSPVILDKASEFGEPIDLDRPFRGFPFDDDGFGRRSDIRSHLDDLAARRPEFADLFNDIPFHGSFRNRNRGPGNGGNNNNSSYQGYSDEDARSQASGSSAASGASGVSSHGEPEANQNQQDNRSRNFEQSSRRSQIPQYGLRNTVDIGQHHHNMENPDKGNRGKRSMSAPPENKQSSNQQQSQQQQQEPQQSPGQRYISRIDITPQHNQPQQSQKPQQQQQPQPPSQQQSKPQQQQSNIRHIPIFVEGRDEPLLPRSFDEPHFRREPSPTQFNAPPYFQRQSPFGQSPFGMSHQWSPDFQDPFYSQQTAYEQPTRRQQQQAHFQQPKQQQYAERQPQQQHYEQPRQQQRQPQQPQQQQQPQQPQQQQEPPKPKPCVPKDPLERVALVQKEVDSLAEQVKLYTGNSRKDKQYIYLDEMLTRELIKLDDIETEGRDNVRQARKNAIRTIQETIGLLESKAPLPSQQTTPEEPEKQVSDDVQESKQNESMDVDQKSEEQSQTNDPIPLPAGPSSPSKMSEDNDTSDEKIKSPDNDQANEQQKISEPMDIVAPVEKSEATPMDVQQNPEQVNTLEKTEVSEENKGSVPEEKTENVAEEKKPEDDSDRKKDTVPEETKPEAVSDETNKAENVSKEKVDKKQKEKTEKMEVDEVKQSPKATKKGKKSKKQVPVSDKPIPLPAPEGAEANAK, encoded by the coding sequence GGATTCCCGTTCGACGACGACGGTTTTGGTCGACGCAGCGATATTAGGTCCCATTTGGACGATTTAGCGGCTCGTCGTCCGGAATTCGCTGATCTCTTTAACGACATACCATTCCACGGTTCGTTCCGTAACCGGAATCGTGGCCCCGGGAACGGCGGAAACAATAACAACAGCAGCTATCAGGGTTATTCGGACGAGGACGCGAGAAGTCAGGCGAGTGGAAGCAGCGCCGCCAGCGGTGCGAGCGGTGTCAGCTCTCACGGCGAACCGGAGGCCAACCAAAACCAGCAAGACAATCGATCTCGAAATTTCGAGCAGTCGAGCAGGAGGAGCCAGATCCCGCAGTACGGACTGCGTAATACGGTGGACATAGGTCAACACCACCATAACATGGAGAATCCCGATAAAGGAAATCGTGGAAAGCGTTCGATGTCTGCTCcgccagaaaacaaacaatcgtCGAATCAGCAACAgtcgcagcagcaacagcaggaGCCTCAACAGTCACCGGGACAGAGGTATATCTCCAGGATAGACATAACGCCCCAACACAATCAACCTCAGCAGTCACAGAAgccacagcagcagcagcaaccgcAGCCGCCATCGCAGCAACAGTCGAAACCTCAACAGCAGCAGAgcaacatcagacacataccgatTTTCGTCGAGGGCAGGGATGAACCTTTATTACCCAGAAGCTTCGACGAGCCACATTTCAGACGTGAACCCTCCCCCACGCAATTCAATGCACCGCCTTATTTCCAGAGACAGTCCCCTTTCGGACAGTCGCCGTTCGGAATGTCCCACCAATGGTCACCCGACTTCCAAGATCCATTCTATTCTCAACAGACAGCTTACGAGCAACCCACGCGTCGACAGCAGCAACAAGCTCACTTCCAACAGCCTAAACAGCAGCAGTACGCCGAGAGACAACCGCAACAGCAACATTACGAGCAACCGAGACAACAGCAAAGACAACCTCAGCAACctcaacagcaacaacagccaCAACAACCACAGCAACAGCAAGAGCCACCAAAGCCTAAACCCTGCGTTCCAAAGGATCCTTTGGAAAGGGTAGCTCTTGTTCAAAAAGAAGTGGACTCTCTCGCTGAGCAAGTGAAACTGTACACCGGAAATTCGAGAAAGGACAAACAGTACATCTACCTCGACGAAATGCTCACCAGGGAGCTGATCAAACTGGACGACATAGAGACCGAGGGCAGAGATAACGTCCGACAGGCGCGTAAAAACGCGATAAGGACCATACAGGAAACCATCGGTCTATTGGAGTCGAAGGCGCCTCTTCCTTCTCAGCAAACGACGCCCGAGGAACCGGAGAAACAAGTATCCGACGACGTCCAGGAGTCCAAACAAAATGAGTCCATGGATGTGGATCAGAAATCGGAGGAACAGTCGCAGACCAACGATCCGATACCTTTGCCAGCTGGTCCATCGTCTCCGTCGAAAATGTCCGAAGACAACGATACCTCGGATGAAAAGATAAAAAGTCCCGACAATGATCAAGCCAATGAGCAACAGAAGATCTCCGAGCCTATGGACATCGTCGCTCCTGTAGAGAAGTCCGAGGCTACGCCAATGGATGTGCAACAGAACCCCGAACAGGTGAATACACTTGAGAAGACGGAAGTTTCTGAAGAAAATAAGGGGAGCGTTCCTGAAGAGAAAACGGAAAACGTCGCCGAAGAGAAGAAGCCAGAAGATGATTCTGACAGGAAGAAAGATACAGTTCCTGAAGAGACGAAGCCAGAGGCTGTGTCCGACGAAACCAACAAAGCGGAAAACGTTTCTAAAGAAAAAGTCGACAAAAAGCAAAAAGAGAAAACGGAGAAGATGGAGGTGGATGAGGTGAAGCAGTCACCGAAAGCGACAAAGAAAGGCAAAAAATCGAAGAAACAGGTACCAGTCTCTGACAAGCCTATACCGCTACCAGCACCGGAAGGAGCCGAAGCAAACGCGAAATAA